The genomic segment TTCAGGTTCTGCGTGGCGCGCGCGCTTGGGCTCGTGGTGCCTGCAGCGGGATTGATGGGGCGCGGGGTGTTGATGGAGCCGTAACCAGCAGGCGCACCGCCATCGGGGAAAGCCTGGGCGCCGGCGGCGATTGAAAGGGCCAGAACGGAAGCCAGGAAGATCGGGGCTGTCATCGGAAACCGTGCGCGCTGGCTTTCGGCGAATTTCATTGGTGTTGCTCCTCAACGGAAATCGGGTGTAAACTAAATGCGACCGATCGGTCTCATTTGCATATAGAGATTCGAGAGGGTTCTTCGCGGATTCAAGATTCGTTTTTGCCGTGATGAGAGGTGAGGATGACGAAGGGCGAGGAGACGCGGCAGAAGATCATCGAGCTGGCTGCGCCGCTGTTCAACCAGCTTGGTTATGCGGGTTGCTCGATGCAGGACATCATGGCAGCGACGGGGCTTGAGAAGGGCGGCCTTTATCGGCACTTCAGCAGCAAGGAGGAACTGGCCGAGGAGGCATTCCGATATTCGGTCTCACGGGTGATGAATCTGCGCTGGGACGGAGTGGATGAGGTCGAAGGAGCCGTCGAGCAGGTTCAGTTCATGGTGCGCCGATTCGTAGAGGTTCGCTCCACCATTCCCGGCGGCTGCCCGGTGATGAACACTGCTATCGAAGCAGATGATGGGAACCCGGTGCTTCGAAAGCTGGCTCGCGAAGCTCTGCAGCAGTGGAAGCAGAAGATCGCAACAATTGTTGAAGCGGGCATTGAGCGCAAGGAAATCAAGGCGGATGTCGAGCCGCGCCGCATCGCGAACAGCGTGATCGCGGCGCTGGAAGGTGCGCAGATGATCAGTCGCCTTGAGGGCAGCAGCGAGGCCATGCACGACGCGAAGGCGATGCTGGACACGTTCCTGACTGGTCTACGGCCTGCGACTAAGCGCAGGTGATTGCGCTTTTCGCCACGCAGTAACGGTTCCGACTTGGTGGTCCAGGCCAGCGTGGAAGAGTAGAGCTGCCCATTCAGGGAAACCTGTGAGTGGAGAGGTCTTATCTTTTAGTCTGTTTGAACAATTCAACAAGGAAGAGTCCGTGCAGTTACTAAAGTTGCTGCCGAGCTATATACATTCTGTAACTCTCTTTCTCAGCTTCCAAGAAAGATGTTAGACTCGCCTCACTCAAACAAACGAACAGTGGATTGAGATGCTTGCCAGACTGCCGCAGCTATAGCTGGCTAGCAACTGACCTGTATTCGTCTGTTCGAGGACAAAGTTTGTTCTTCGGGGCCGCGGGCCAGGGGTGAAGCTTATGGGGTTCTCTGTTCGTTTGATGTCTGCTACGTTCACTACATCCATGACGCGCTGTCTTGGGAGAGACTTCAGGCGCACTGTCAGGCGAGTCACTGCGGTGTTCATGCTCTTGGGTGTTGGTTTTTGGGCAGCAGCGCAGACTGCACACTTTGACGGGGCACAGACTGCCTCCATCTTCGGCACATCGTCTCTCGCTTCGAGCGGGAACATCTTCATCGGGCATGCAAGAAATCTGGATGGAACTGTGGCCGAATTGGCGCCCTCTGGGACGAACTTCGGTCAGGTCAACATTGGCGAGGGCGCTCCGCCGATTCCGATGATGTTCACGTTCGACGATGCTGGAACCCTGGGTGGCGTTTCGGTTCTGACGCAGGGAGCCTCAGGGCTGGATTACACCGATGCTCGCTCAGGAACGTGCACTGCAAACACGAGTTATGCGGCGGGCCAGACCTGCACCGTCAACGTGAGCTTCACGCCGCGGTATCCGGGTTCCCGCAATGGGGCAGTGGTGCTGACGGCGCCTGATGGCAGTGTCATTGCCACCGGTTACGTTCAAGGAACAGGAGTGGGGCCGCAGGTGAACTTCAACCCCGGAACGGAGATTAGCATTCCGGTCGCGGCTGGCTCGGGGCCTCTCGACGTTGCAATCGATGGCGCCGGAAACCTCTTCGTTCTAGAAAACGGTGCTCAGACTCTGGTGGAGGAAACCGCGTCTGACGGCGGCTACACGGAGACCACCATTGCCACCGGATTGAGCGACCCATACCAGGTTGTTGTCGATGGAGCCGGCAATCTCTACATCGCGGACATGGGAAACATGCGCGTGCTGAAGGAAACTCTCACGGCGAGCGGCTATGTTCAGAGTACGGTCGACAGCGGATTTGGCTATCCCTATGGGGTAGCCGTGGACGCTAGTGGAAATGTCTACATCGCAGACAACGTTGCGGACGGCGCCTCGAACAGTCTCGTCCTGAAGGAGACGCCCTCAACCACGGGCTATACACGAAGCACGGTCGTCAGCGGATTGAATAACCCGTCAAGCGTTGCTGTAGACGCGAGCGGTAATCTCTACATCGCTGATCTGAACGACGGCTCGGGAACTCTGTTCAAGGAGACGCTTTCAAACGGCGCTTACACTCAAACAACGATACCTGTGGCCGAATGGACGGAGGTGGAATCAATTGCTGTCGATGGACTCGGCAATGTGTTTTTTGTGGATCAATCGACAGGTACCATCATCAAGGAGACGCAGACTTCGGACGGATATGTCCAGCGCACAGCTGTCAGCGATCTAGCGCGTCCCTGGGGTCCATGGGGTGTTGCGGTTGATCAAAACGGGAACGTCTATACCGGGTATCCGCCTTTGGACGAAGTTGTGAAAGTGGACTTTGCTGATGCACCCACATTGCGTTTCACCAGCACACGGGTGGGTACAACCAGCGCGGACAGTCCGCAGATTGTGACCGTGGAGAACAACGGCAACGCTGCGCTCTCCTTTCCCGTTCCTGCGGCCGGTAGCAATCCCAGCATCGGAACTGATTTCACGCTGGGCAGTACGGGGCAGTCTGATTGCCCGCTGCTGGACAGCCAATCAGCAAGTGCGGCGACACTGGCGGCCGCGGCTAGCTGCGAGTTATCAGTGAGCTTTGCGCCGACCAGTTCCGGTTCTCTGGCGGAGACGTTGACTCTGACAGATAACAATCTGAATACGGCTGCGACGCAGACCATCGCTCTTACTGGCACGGGTGCGATTCAGACAACTCCATCAATCACCTGGAATGCGCCCACTGCCATCACCTACGGCACATCTCTTACCTCAGCGCAGCTCAATGCGAGTTCCACGGTAGCCGGGACTTTCAGTTACTCGCCAGCAGCAGGAACAGTCTTGGCGGCGGGGAGCCAAACGCTGACGGTGATATTTACGCCAACCGATACGACCGACTACACGACGGCTACCGCAACTGTGACGTTCACAGTAAACAGGGCAACTCCGTCGATCACCTGGAATGCGCCCGCAGCGATCAGCTACGGAACAGTTCTTAGTTCAGTGCAGTTGGATGCCACTGGTAGTGTCCCCGGAACCGTGAGCTATTCGCCGGGCGCTGGGACGGTGCTCTCAGCCGGGACGCAAACGCTCACTGCTGTATTAACGCCCACTGATTCGGCCGACTACCAGACGGCGCAAGCAAGTGTTTCTCTCACCGTCAACAAGGCGGCGCCATCGATCACGTGGCCTGCTCCTGCTGCAATCGTGTACGGCAATGCGTTGACTGCAACGCAACTGGATGCCTCGGCGAGCGTTGCAGGAACATTCACTTATTCGCCCGCGGCCGGGGCAGTTTTGGGTGCCGGCAATCAGACACTCACAGCTACCTTCAATCCGACCGATTCCGCAAATTACAGCCCGGTGACCAGCACGGTAGCACTGACAGTGAACAAGGCGGCGGCGCCGATCACCTGGAATTCGCCCGCAGCCATCACCTACGGAACAGCTCTTGGGTCCGCGCAACTCAATGCGAGTTCCACGATTGCAGGAACCTTCGTTTACTCGCCGGCGGCGGGAGTTATTCCGGCAGCGGGCACGCAGACGCTCACAGTGACGTTTACGCCAACCGATACTACTGACTATACGGCCACGACATCAACAGTGATGCTGGCGGTTAATAAGGCGACGCCCACGATCACGTGGCCCACCCCCGCGCCGATCACCGCGGGCACACCGCTCACGTCTACTCAACTGGACGCGACAGCTTCGGTTCCGGGGGCGTTTGCCTACTCGCCCGCCGCGGGCACGGCGCTCTCTGTCGGAGCGCAGACACTCAATGCGGTGTTCACTCCAACCGACTCCGTGGACTATAACTCCACGACAGCCTCGGTTGTCATTCAGGTAACAGCGGTGCCCACTTTTACCCTCAGCGTCTCTTCGGGCTCGCTGGCTCTGAGTGCGGGCAGCAACGCTACCGATACTGTCAGCGTGATCGGGCAGAACGGCTTTAACTCCGCGGTCACCCTTTCGGCTAACGGCATGCCAAGCGGCGTAACTGCCAGTTTTGGCACAAACCCCACATCAGGCAGCAGCGTATTGATGTTTACCGCGAGCACCTCCGCGATGCCCGGCACCTATGCGATCACGGTGACTGGTCTTTCAGGAGGGCTGTCTGCGAGCACGATCGTTTCTTTGACCATCCAGTCAGGATTTGCGTGCCACGTTGGTTACTCGATCATCAATTCATGGCCAGGTGGATTTCAGACCGCATTGACCATCGGCAATACAGGAACAGTGGCAATCTCTCACTGGATACTCACGTGGACATATGCCAACGGGCAGACGGTTACGCAACTGTGGAATGGGAACGTATCGCAGAGCGGAGCGAACGTGACCGTAACGAACCTGAGCTATAACGGCTCGATAGCGCCCGGCGCAACTTACACAGGCGCAGGGTTTAATGGGAGCTGGAACAACAAGACAAACGCAGTTCCAACTTCATTTGCCATCAACGGAACGGTTTGCCATTAGAGCGGTGGTGGAAGTGAGCAGCCTCGAGGCCAGACAAAACGCCGGCCCTTTCAGACGGATCTGGCCTCATCGCACCTCTCGATGGCAATCAAGATGCAGTGCGGACGTACACGGGCTCGGCGGCTTCACCTGACACAGGAAGATGATCCTCAGGCAGAAAGACCTCAAACGTGGTGCCATGAGCGGCAGCACGTTCCGAAGAGCGGAAGCGGATGGTGCCATTGTGGCGAGAGACAAGTCCTTGGGAGACCCAGAGACCGAGGCCGGATCCCTTGAGTTCCTTGGTGGTGAAGAACGGATCGAACAGGCGTTTGCGAATGTCGTGGGGAATGCCGGGTCCGCGATCGTGCACGGTAACGCGGACCCCACGAATCCCGTGGCGTTCTACAGTTCGCACGCGAACGATGACGTTTGAGTTGCGCGGAGCAGCCTCGGCGGCATTGCGCAGCAAGTTGCTGAAAACCTGCCTGAGTTGGCCGGGATATCCGCGAACCTGGGGTCCGGTCCGCGCATCGAGGACAAGATTCACCTGCTTCGCCAGCGATACGCTGTGATACATGGCGACGACTTCAGAAAGAAGGGCTGCGACATCAAGCGATACCGGCAACTGCGTGTCGCGATGGAAGGCGAGAGTCTGTTTTGTGATGCGGCCAACCCGCTCCACCTCCGCGTTGGCCTTGGTGAGGAGCTCTTGCACGAACTCGATGTCATCTGAAGTGCGTGCCAGAAAAATGAGGTTCGTAAGCGCCTCGAGAGGATTGTTGATCTCGTGGGCAATAGAGTGAGCGAGTTTGCCGGTGGCAGCGAGCTTTTCGGCCGTACGGAGTGCGTACTCTGCGAGCTTCCGATCGGTTACGTCAGATAGGATCAGGATCTTGTCGCTGTGCTGGGATTCTGGATTGATGAGCCCGAGCGAGAGCAGGATACTTCGACCGCCGATGGAGAACTCGGTCACAAATCGCTCTGTTCCTGCGAGAGACGGAACTTCGTCCTGACCCATAAGGGGCGCCAAGAAAGGCCAGGGCGCCCCGCGTTTCGATGGCACAAAAGCCGAGCTGCAGATGCTTTCGAAGGGACGGTTCCAGCGGACCAGCCGGTTATCGCTGTCGAGAATGGCCAGGCCCTCGGCGAGGGCATCGAACGCCGCTTGCCACTGGGTGGCGGACTTGCGCGCATTTGCTTCGGCGATGCGCATGCGAAGCAACGAGCGGACGGTAGCCACCAGCACGGTGCGGTCGATGGGGTGTGTCAGATAACCGTCTGCGCCGCCCTCCAGCGCGCGAACGCGATCTTCAGGGGAGACGAAGGAAGCGGAGATTTGCAGGACAGGGATGGACGCTGTGCGGGGGTTGGCTTTAAGACGCTGACAAACCTCGTAGCCTGACATATCAGGCAAGCGGACGTCCAGAATGATCAGGTCGGGCTGGGTTTCTGCGACAGCCAAGGCCTGGGCTCCAGTCATTCCCTCGAGGCACTGAAATCCGGTGGCGGAGAGCGCGCGCGCGAGAACGTAGCGGTTCTCCTCGCGGTCGTCGGCAATCAGCACGCGGGGGCGCTCCTGGTTAGCCATCAGTGTTCTCCGGACGGCTGCGGGTTGATACCCGAAGTCCTGATCCAATCGAGGAATGGCAGTGCGGACAGTCGAGAGGAGACGTCTTCCTTGCGCACGATAGCGGCTCCCCAATTCTCGAGCTGCGTGCGCTCCTGATCGCTCAGGGGCTTAGAGGTATAGATCAGAACCGGGAGGTTTTCTGTTTCAGGCCTGGAGCGGAGAGTGCGCAAGATATCGAAGCCGCTCATGTCGGGCATCAGCAGATCGAGGATGATCGCATCAGGAAGACCCTCGCGCAGAGCGTCAAGCGCCTCTGTGCCGTTGCCGACCTCGCTGATCTGGAGCCACGGCTGGGATAGCAGCTGGCGAAGGACGTAGCGGGATACTTCGTTGTCGTCGACGATCAGAAGGCGTCGTGTTCCACGTGCGGGAGTAAGTTGGCGCAACTCGGAGAGCAGCCTCTCGCGATCGATGGGTTTGGACAGGAAGGAGCTGGCGCCGTGGTCATAGGCTGTTCGTGCGTGATTGTGGGCGCTGGTGACGATCACAGGGACCCCCGGATTACGATCCCGAATTCGGTCGATGAAGCTCCAGGCCTGCTCCTCGCCGACGTAGACGTCGGCGAGGACCGCCGCCGGGGTGTGCCGCTCGGTCCACAACTCGGCTTGCGCGACAGTGGATGCGAGGATCGGCTGGAATTCGGTCTCGCGCAACGATGCTTCGACGTAATGCGCCTCACTCGGGTTGTCTTCGAGATAGAGGACAGGCATGCGATGGAATTCGGGTGCGGGCAGAGACTCGCCTTCTTCGGTGGAGACAGCCTCTCCGACATACACGGATGGGATGGTGAGGTAAAAGGTCGATCCGCGTCCCAGTTCACTTTGGAGGGCAATCTCTCCGCCGAGCAGCATGGCGAGATTTCGGCAAAGCGGAAGGCCCAGGCCTGTTCCGCGGTAGCGATCCTGGAGGGGATTCTCGACCTGGCTAAATTCCTTGAAGATCGTTTCGTAATGCTCGGGTGCGATGCCGATGCCGGTATCTGCGACAGCAAACTCGACGCGTCTGTTCTCGATGCTGCGGGCGCGCACTGAAACGGTACCGGAGGGGGTGAACTTGAGGGCATTGGAAATGAGGTTGCGCAGGATTTGCGAGACCTTGCCTTCATCGGTATGCAGGGGGGCCAGCGCGGATGCGTCCTCAAACAATAGATCGACGGAGGTATTGTCAGCCAGCAGCGGCTTGAGCATGCCCTTGAGGGCGCTGAAGAGTTCGTGGACGTCGAAGCGCTTGGGGCGCATGCGAATCTTGCCGGCCTCAACCTTGGCAAGATCGAGCAGGTCGTTGACCATTTCCTGCAGGTCGCGGGCGGATGACTCCATATAGCGGACCTGCCTCATCTGTTCGGGAGTCAGTTCACCATCGATGCGATCGAGGAGTAAGCGGGCGAGCGAAACGATGGAATTGAGCGGTGTCCGGAACTCGTGGGAGACGTTGGAAAGGAACTTGGTTTTCAGTTCAGAGGCGCGACGGAGGTAGTCTGCGCGCTCGTCCAGTTCCGCATACAAGGCGACGACACCGCGATTGGTGTCCTCAAGCTCGCGGTTCAACAGCTCCAGTTCTTCCTGGCGAGAGCGCAATTCCTGAAGGGTTTTGAGCAGCTCGCGATTCTGCCGCTCAATTTCAGTGAAAGGGTCGTCAGGGGCGCGACGCTGAATGGTGCGAACTGCTTCCTGGATGCTATTTGGATTCCAGCTCAGGCCCTGGTTTGGGGCGAACTTGGACATTCGCACCGAGGTGCCTTCAGCACTGCTGACGATTTCAAACTCGTCCATCAGGCGCCGGGTACCGATGATCCCCAGGCCCATACCCGTCTCCGACCGGTAGCGGCCGGCCAGAACCTCATCAAGGTTGCGAATACCCGGGCCTGAATCGGAGACCACGACTTCTATACGCTTGGGCGGTTCCAGCGACACCAGGAAGTTCACCTTGGCGTTGTGGGCATACCGAAAGCCATTGCGCGCCATCTCTGAGGTGGCGGTCGCGAGCCGGATCTGATCCTGGTTGTCCAAGCCCAGCGAGGCGGCGATTTCCCGCGCCTTCTGGCGAGCCTGGACGACGTCGCGATCATTGCGCAAGGCAATCTGGAAAAGCTGGGTAAGCATGGTCCCTACAAACCTTTGATGACGATTACACTCGCATCATCGCGGCTCCGGCGAAAATCTCTCAGCAGAGCGCCCGCAATGACGGCCGGATGCCGGGATGCGAGACCAGCATAAGAGGCCAGATCCCACCGGGTCTGGACGCCATCGGAGTGCAGAATCAGGATTCCGCCCTGCGGCCAGGGAAACTGGAGTTCCTGGATGCGGGGAACGACCATTCCCAGAGTGCCGTTATGCGACATAAGGCTGCGCGAAACGCCATTCTGCAGCAACACTGCTGAGATATTCCCCACGCCCGCATAAAGCAGCTTGCCGTCGGATCGAATCTCGGCAACGGCTGCTACGGCGCCGCGGGTCTTCCGCAGGGCGTCATGCAGATACCCCAGGATGGCCCCCGGGCTCTTGTCGGTATGACGGCGAAAGGTTGTGATCGCTTCCTGGGCGGCTTCCGAAGCACCCCATCCATGGCCAAGGCCGTCGGCAAGCAGCACCAGGGTCCGATCAGCGAAGCACTCGCACGCCCATCCATCTCCGCAGAACCGTTCCCCCGGATAGGGAACTGCCATTCCAGCAATCGAGAGAGGGCAGGCCGGCCCGGAACCGATTTCCAGGAAGACGATTGTCCCGGAAGAGCTGGTGAAGATCTCGAAATTTGTGGCAATCCGTTTGATGGCCCCAAGGCCGCCACCCATGGTGCCGCCGGTCGAGTACCCATCTCTCATGGCACGGGTCAGATCGCCTATGCCGGGCCCGCTGTCCATGGCCAGCACGCGGGCCAGGGATCGATCTCCATTTCGCGCGCCAGCCAAGATGATCTGGCCACCGCCGCCATGAACGAGCACGTTACGGGAGACCTCAGTGACTAGCAGAGCCAGTTCGCCGCCCCTGGTTTCATCGAATCCAAGGCGTTGGCCCATGGTCATGGCGGCGCGGCGCGCCTCGCCGACTGAACTCTGGTCGGTAACAGAAACGAATTCCGTCAGGATTACTTCCATCGGATAACAGTCACTTTGGTTCCTTTGCCTACTTCCGATTGGATGTCGAATTCGTTCACCAGGCGCTTGCTGCCTCCAAGCCCGAGTCCCATTCCCGACGCTGAGGTATACCCATCCTTCAGTGCCAGATCGATATTCGGGATACCCGGCCCCTGATCTTCAAAGACCAGGCGCAGTCCGCTCTTCGCTCCGGAGGTGATCACCTCGGCGGTCATGCTTCCACCTT from the Occallatibacter riparius genome contains:
- a CDS encoding TetR/AcrR family transcriptional regulator, with translation MTKGEETRQKIIELAAPLFNQLGYAGCSMQDIMAATGLEKGGLYRHFSSKEELAEEAFRYSVSRVMNLRWDGVDEVEGAVEQVQFMVRRFVEVRSTIPGGCPVMNTAIEADDGNPVLRKLAREALQQWKQKIATIVEAGIERKEIKADVEPRRIANSVIAALEGAQMISRLEGSSEAMHDAKAMLDTFLTGLRPATKRR
- a CDS encoding cellulose binding domain-containing protein; translated protein: MLLGVGFWAAAQTAHFDGAQTASIFGTSSLASSGNIFIGHARNLDGTVAELAPSGTNFGQVNIGEGAPPIPMMFTFDDAGTLGGVSVLTQGASGLDYTDARSGTCTANTSYAAGQTCTVNVSFTPRYPGSRNGAVVLTAPDGSVIATGYVQGTGVGPQVNFNPGTEISIPVAAGSGPLDVAIDGAGNLFVLENGAQTLVEETASDGGYTETTIATGLSDPYQVVVDGAGNLYIADMGNMRVLKETLTASGYVQSTVDSGFGYPYGVAVDASGNVYIADNVADGASNSLVLKETPSTTGYTRSTVVSGLNNPSSVAVDASGNLYIADLNDGSGTLFKETLSNGAYTQTTIPVAEWTEVESIAVDGLGNVFFVDQSTGTIIKETQTSDGYVQRTAVSDLARPWGPWGVAVDQNGNVYTGYPPLDEVVKVDFADAPTLRFTSTRVGTTSADSPQIVTVENNGNAALSFPVPAAGSNPSIGTDFTLGSTGQSDCPLLDSQSASAATLAAAASCELSVSFAPTSSGSLAETLTLTDNNLNTAATQTIALTGTGAIQTTPSITWNAPTAITYGTSLTSAQLNASSTVAGTFSYSPAAGTVLAAGSQTLTVIFTPTDTTDYTTATATVTFTVNRATPSITWNAPAAISYGTVLSSVQLDATGSVPGTVSYSPGAGTVLSAGTQTLTAVLTPTDSADYQTAQASVSLTVNKAAPSITWPAPAAIVYGNALTATQLDASASVAGTFTYSPAAGAVLGAGNQTLTATFNPTDSANYSPVTSTVALTVNKAAAPITWNSPAAITYGTALGSAQLNASSTIAGTFVYSPAAGVIPAAGTQTLTVTFTPTDTTDYTATTSTVMLAVNKATPTITWPTPAPITAGTPLTSTQLDATASVPGAFAYSPAAGTALSVGAQTLNAVFTPTDSVDYNSTTASVVIQVTAVPTFTLSVSSGSLALSAGSNATDTVSVIGQNGFNSAVTLSANGMPSGVTASFGTNPTSGSSVLMFTASTSAMPGTYAITVTGLSGGLSASTIVSLTIQSGFACHVGYSIINSWPGGFQTALTIGNTGTVAISHWILTWTYANGQTVTQLWNGNVSQSGANVTVTNLSYNGSIAPGATYTGAGFNGSWNNKTNAVPTSFAINGTVCH
- a CDS encoding ATP-binding response regulator, yielding MANQERPRVLIADDREENRYVLARALSATGFQCLEGMTGAQALAVAETQPDLIILDVRLPDMSGYEVCQRLKANPRTASIPVLQISASFVSPEDRVRALEGGADGYLTHPIDRTVLVATVRSLLRMRIAEANARKSATQWQAAFDALAEGLAILDSDNRLVRWNRPFESICSSAFVPSKRGAPWPFLAPLMGQDEVPSLAGTERFVTEFSIGGRSILLSLGLINPESQHSDKILILSDVTDRKLAEYALRTAEKLAATGKLAHSIAHEINNPLEALTNLIFLARTSDDIEFVQELLTKANAEVERVGRITKQTLAFHRDTQLPVSLDVAALLSEVVAMYHSVSLAKQVNLVLDARTGPQVRGYPGQLRQVFSNLLRNAAEAAPRNSNVIVRVRTVERHGIRGVRVTVHDRGPGIPHDIRKRLFDPFFTTKELKGSGLGLWVSQGLVSRHNGTIRFRSSERAAAHGTTFEVFLPEDHLPVSGEAAEPVYVRTAS
- a CDS encoding ATP-binding protein; this encodes MLTQLFQIALRNDRDVVQARQKAREIAASLGLDNQDQIRLATATSEMARNGFRYAHNAKVNFLVSLEPPKRIEVVVSDSGPGIRNLDEVLAGRYRSETGMGLGIIGTRRLMDEFEIVSSAEGTSVRMSKFAPNQGLSWNPNSIQEAVRTIQRRAPDDPFTEIERQNRELLKTLQELRSRQEELELLNRELEDTNRGVVALYAELDERADYLRRASELKTKFLSNVSHEFRTPLNSIVSLARLLLDRIDGELTPEQMRQVRYMESSARDLQEMVNDLLDLAKVEAGKIRMRPKRFDVHELFSALKGMLKPLLADNTSVDLLFEDASALAPLHTDEGKVSQILRNLISNALKFTPSGTVSVRARSIENRRVEFAVADTGIGIAPEHYETIFKEFSQVENPLQDRYRGTGLGLPLCRNLAMLLGGEIALQSELGRGSTFYLTIPSVYVGEAVSTEEGESLPAPEFHRMPVLYLEDNPSEAHYVEASLRETEFQPILASTVAQAELWTERHTPAAVLADVYVGEEQAWSFIDRIRDRNPGVPVIVTSAHNHARTAYDHGASSFLSKPIDRERLLSELRQLTPARGTRRLLIVDDNEVSRYVLRQLLSQPWLQISEVGNGTEALDALREGLPDAIILDLLMPDMSGFDILRTLRSRPETENLPVLIYTSKPLSDQERTQLENWGAAIVRKEDVSSRLSALPFLDWIRTSGINPQPSGEH
- a CDS encoding SpoIIE family protein phosphatase, which encodes MEVILTEFVSVTDQSSVGEARRAAMTMGQRLGFDETRGGELALLVTEVSRNVLVHGGGGQIILAGARNGDRSLARVLAMDSGPGIGDLTRAMRDGYSTGGTMGGGLGAIKRIATNFEIFTSSSGTIVFLEIGSGPACPLSIAGMAVPYPGERFCGDGWACECFADRTLVLLADGLGHGWGASEAAQEAITTFRRHTDKSPGAILGYLHDALRKTRGAVAAVAEIRSDGKLLYAGVGNISAVLLQNGVSRSLMSHNGTLGMVVPRIQELQFPWPQGGILILHSDGVQTRWDLASYAGLASRHPAVIAGALLRDFRRSRDDASVIVIKGL
- a CDS encoding anti-sigma regulatory factor, whose product is MELTMNIVKRETQPLKNSNDVVLARQKVRQWAIELRFSLVDQTKLVTAASELARNALDHGKGGSMTAEVITSGAKSGLRLVFEDQGPGIPNIDLALKDGYTSASGMGLGLGGSKRLVNEFDIQSEVGKGTKVTVIRWK